In the Anomalospiza imberbis isolate Cuckoo-Finch-1a 21T00152 chromosome 3, ASM3175350v1, whole genome shotgun sequence genome, CTTCGGACAAAACTTGGGTCGTAAGCGGGCGAGCGCGTTCACCGCCTCCGCCTCGGGGAAAGCGGAGCGGGGATTTGTGTTTCATACCCCGGCTCCCGCACCCGTTGTGTTTTTGACCCCGAGTGTGCGAGAGAGCCCCGGTGTCAGTGGCCTCAGCGCTGGTAGGGAGTGACAAAGCCACAATGCCTCTGCCCCCCGAAGGCACGCTGCCCTTGGAAAGGCTCTCTCTGGCCCCGGGCCGGGAGCACGGAGCCATCGCACCCACGAGAGCATTCTGCTCTGAAGCAGTGCTTCAAAAACTACTTGAgtttaataaaacattttgtattttgttgAGATTTTCCCTTTTCACCCACTAAAACGCCAATTCATTTTGTATAGCTCAGCCTACCTGTACAACGTTACTGCATCTGCCATAGGCTTTATTTGAGCTAAGTGACATGTTACACAAAGCTTTTAGGCTACTGATGGTCTTAAAGCTAATTTTCAAACACAAAGTTTTCTACGGAATAGTTTTATTAAAAGGACCCAAATtagcacaggctgctccagcagggaaatttttaaagaaataaagtgtgtgaagaaaaaataaggaaaccaaaccaaacccacagGGTATGTGTGCCACCCAGGCTAATCAACATTGTCCCGAGAGCAAAATGAGCAGCTTTTAAGCTTGCTGTAGTACTTCAAGCAAAACATTAAACACCAGTAAGGATAATGATAAAATTACAGCAGATCTCAAGCTGTATGTTGTCTCAACAATTGATTTGATCAACTTTTCAAGTAAGTATAATTTTGCTGATAAACAGCAGAGTATGTCTGATGGGTAGGAAAGGAAACAAGACGTAGATTTCTAGCTGCTCTCTAGAAATCACTCAAAATGCATGTCTCACTAAGGTGTGATACCCATGTCACCACCCCAAAATGAGGTGTTGCATCTTAgaaaggcaatttttttttttttttgctagatgGACGTGCTATAAGTTCCCAGTTTTGACAGACTGAAGTAGTATGTTGATTATCACAAAAACTTATTTATAGCCTCAAAGCTATTGGTATATAGCATCAATATATTGGTGGCATGCACAGGAACATGGATGTATCTTAAATGATCAATATTAATTATTCAGTATTAAGTCAGTAAATATAAATGAGCTTCATACATTCTGTAAACAAGTTTAATTCAAAAGTTTTATAAAATACATCTTGTATTTACACACATACCTCATCTAAAATATGAGTTTGTTGGATGCAAAGTTATTACAAACTATCAGAATAATTTGAGAGCTGTTTGTATGTTTCTTGCACAATATATGCAAAAAGTGACCCTAAAGATACTAAGATTAAAAGGTGCAAATCTGCAATTGGGTACAAAATATGTACTATGTTAAGTGCATTATCTACATTGCATATTACACATGTGCCAAGTCTGCGGAAGGGAACAGTTAAAATTCCAACTATAAATTTCACAAAACATTACTGGAAAGGGATGTATTTGGGGATTCAATAGAACATTCTTGCATCCTTTCAGTATTCCTAGTCAGTTCAGATGCACAGAACACCTCATTAACAACTATGAAAAGAGGAACTAAGCTTAAAGCTGTCTGACAGCCTAGTAACCTAAATGTGTTCTTGCCCTTCACCTTTGTGAGGACAGAAGTTAAATGCATTCACAAGGGCTAGGTGCAGTCTTATAATAATAGGTGGAtattcctgttaaaaaaaagaaatataagtCATGAAAAAGGAGGTAAAACCAGATTATCATGCAAGATTCCAAAGCTaatatgcttttttaaaaatacactgtaacttccttttttctttttttttttttaagaatgtgGTATGAATGCTTTCAAAACACTTGTAGGTAAGAAATTAGCTGCTGCTGGTATAAATTGATTTAGTACAAGTCTGCATTAATCCCACCACAACTTATTCAGAAATCAAAAATTAGGAGAAAAATCATTCACTCTAccaatttttctctttttatataTTACAAGCTCAAGTATTACACTACAATCTATGTCCAGCACTAACTTCAAGTGGTTCTGTTTAAAACCAACACAAGAATCAGCCAGGAAAGCAGACTGAGTAAGCTAAAGGTTTGTGGGAGAACCAGAATTTAATTATGTATTTTGCATCAGTAATGACTGGTAAAAATAAGTTGCCAACCTGGCTAGCTACACAGTctaaaaagctgaaaaactaCAGTTCTGATATGGAAATATGTCCATCAGGGATTCAAGACAGCCCTTGCTATTACTTTGTCATGGCTGATTTTAATTTGTAGCATTAGAAAAAAAGGatgggggagggggcagggagaatgggaattatttttttttttttgtagccagaaaaaaaaaaccctaaccttCAGAGCTATTTGTTGATAATAAGTCCTGAAGACTGCAAATGCCTACGTTAGTACCATACAAAGTGAATTTCAGTGGACTTCCCTTGTGAAGAAATATTACCATAAGGACTATTATATAAGCAATCAACACAGTACACAGGAAATATTTAACATGTCATCACATTATTACATAATCCCTAGAGAGTCAAAATTAGCAAGACTCTAACTGTTACTAAGGCTGTAACTCTGCCTTGTTTAGTGGAGGGAGAATCTGGCCTTCCAAATCTTTCTTacttctctttacagaggatTAATAGtattggcaaaaaaaaaaaaaaaaaaaaaaatggatgcATGTTAAATAGCATGctattaaaagcaaaacagagcAAGATGTTGTAAAACATAGTTAGGGaagcaatatttttattttgtcatcATAAAATAACATTGTTTGAAGATCACACAAATTTGATAGatcaccttttttttctccaacatTAGGCCAGCACTAGAGTTGAGAAAGGTGTTTACCCATTTCTCTATAAATTTATACttttaagtaaaataatttgattCTCTAAATATGCACTTTAATTAATTATGTCACACAGTAAGTATCTTGCTCCTTTGGTCAGAGATAGTAAATGAAAATTTCAAATACTTGTatcttcaatttttaaaaacccaataTACGTCCTTAACCAAAGAGTATTTACGGTACACACAAGCCATAGATACAAAATACACAGTATATACatgttttgaaaacaaattgGAATTTATAAAAACTCAACAGCCAAATCACAGTAATTGAGGCACTAAATTAAAAGTAGTATATTTTTGTCTTGATTATACAGACTATTCTGTGAACAATCAGGACTGtttcataaatatatattatctACAGAATTTGCTGTGCCAAAAAAAGCCAGCTGTGTTTAAGCTTAAAGGAAAAATTGCACTTTGAGATTGTTAACAGTTAACTTCTCATTTTTAATTCTTGAACATAGTAATCTGGTCCCAGTGCTTTTGGCACAGGTATTGAGTTGCAGTTTTGCTACACTTTATTATAAAACACAAGgttcttttattttgttcattAAAATCTGAAGAATCTTAAACAAACCTAGAACTTTGATACAAATCTATATAGCTACAATTGCTTCATTAAATAATATACACAAATATGCTCTTCCATCTTAAAACATCTCGACAACTGCATACAAAACAGTCACTTGTATTATCTCCAGCTTTCTTAATCTTACTCATTATCAGTCTGCAAGTGACTGAAATATGGTTTCTGGCCACATCTTACACTAGATCACACCCCAGTATACaaggacagaaaataaatgtataataAAAAGATTGGATAAATTAGAAGGGGTTTCTTGGTCTTGAATTCTTCTCCAACTAGTAATGATGCAGCACTGTATGCAGCCCAAAAGACTCCAAACAACTGAAAAAGAAGATGAACAGTCTTAGCTGACACGACAAGAAAGTCTCTCCAAATACCACAGTAAAAATCACTTCTCTCAGTATAACATAGAGCCAGCTATGGAAGTAGTGCTTGTCACAGCCCAAGAAGTTTTGGCCATGTGGGgtttgaaatgcattttcataCTGGTGATGCAAAGATAAGAACCTTGCGGAGATTCACCCTGAAGTTAACATAAGGCTGTTAGTAGTAATCAAGTAACAGAGGTTTCATGAACGCATATTTATTTCGAAGTTATTTATTAGTTAACTGGCAAGTTAATGATTTACCTTCTCACTATCATTTATCAGTAATCACAGATTATCAAATCTCAAATACAGCAATTTTGTTACTTATCATACACTCTAGTTGTACTTCAATTATACTGTTTGCCAGCAAGCTAAAGGGACAGAAATAATGAAATCAACAGAACAAACCTCCAGAAAGTGTACAGCTTAGCTCATAACAGAATTTTATCAGTTAACCTTCCCAGGCTCATCAGTAACTTCAAAGGCTACCTAAAAGGGTTTTAAGAAgcactggaagtgttcaagagcGTTATGTCGTTCTGGGATCTTTTAGGGAATGTTGCTGGTTCCATAAAAGGTGTCCAGCAGCAGGTGGTATCAGGCAGGTTACATTTCTGCCTTACATTCCCCCTCTCTAAATCAGAACAATCCTTACCTTCTCTGCAAAGGATATGGAGAGCTTTGTACCGCTACCACTATGGGGAGGTCTCAGAATAATGACTAACATCATATTCATGCTGCAGTGACTAAAAATAATCTGGATgatgggggaagggagagaacaGCTTATTTTCAGATTCTTCATTCTGAGGTTTAATTATGCATTCTCTTCTCAAAATGAGAATCCCATCTTTTTTGTAATGCAACTATTAGAGCACAGCAAAATACTTAAATACAAGCTACTCTAGCAACAACAGGTGTTGTTATAGCAACAGCACTGTATATTCCCAAGCACTCAAATGGAGCATTTAAAACTGCATTCACTTTCAACCATGCTAACCAAAAGGATCACAGAGCTCACATTGTAGTTCTGAAAATTTTGACACATCATTATGTTTTCCTGAACAGATTACTTGAGGTGTAAAGAAAGTGACTTAAAAATAACTAAATTCTCAATCGATGATATGAACTTACTTTTATTAGGGTAGAAACAACTTCAAATGATCCAACCACCAAAAGTACAGGTGCTATGACAATGAGGGGAAGTAGGGAATATCCTATTACACCCAGAACTTGGCCATAAGCAACCTGAAATTTTCAAGCACATGAAAGTAAGCTTTGCAGTACCTAATCTCTGTCACCAAATACAATTTGTTCTTGTTTTAACACTATGAATAATGATTATAATGTGTTATAGTATGAAATTTCAGCTAAAGGAGGCTTGCTAgtataaaaattgtttttgtaTGCTAAACCCTAAAATTAGAAATAcgttaccttttttttttccccataaaactGTAAACAATCACTTTCAAAGGAAGCATTTACATATGATACCCAGGAGCATAGAACTGCAACAGACCTCTCAAGGACCAGCTGTAGTCCTGATtgtcaaaagcagcaaagacaTAATTTTCTGCATTAACATACTCATATccattatatataaataattacaTAAAGCACATGAATGTTTTTAGCATCAGCGGAAGAGTTAAAACTTGATCCCTGTAAGGCACAGAATTCTGATTTCCAGCTTCAATTTATTGTGACTGTCTGGAACAGAGTTGTCCCAAGTTCTTCCATAACTACTTTTAGCTTCAGAAGGAAACATCTGATTTTCCCCTGCTATGGTCTGAAATGTTCCTGTGCACAGCTAGGTTTCTTGGATTTCACAGGAAAAGTAGTGGCATCTTGTAAGCATTTTCTTGTGGATCATGATCCTTCATTACAAGATCTGCAAACCTATactttttctcttcagtttatACATCTgataatttcccattttgagCCACAAACCAGATTGCTTGATGGGCCTCTGGATTGTGTTGAAATGCAGAAATACCATGTAATcacatttataaaaaaaaatttttatttcaaagcagCATTCACAAAAGAAAACTCTACCAATTATGATTTacaggaaaattttaaaaaattaaactaaataaCATAGGACCTCTGCAACACTGGTGCATCATTAATGCAATATCCATagtaaaagtataaaaataaagcatcaCAGAATATTTAGCTCTTCACAACACAGTTCAATGCATTTTATGCTGCAGATCCATTTTAAGAAGTTTTATCCTCCTGACTGTTCCACTGCAGCTCTCTGTGGGCCTTGCTCTaagtaattttttgttgtttacaCCTGCATTGCTTAATGAGTCAATTTGTAAACAGCTCAAGCAGCTATTCCAACCCTGCTGGTGCAAGCAGCTGGAGGAAGGGATGCAGGCCACAACTCCAGTTGGCTCTCCAGTTGAGAAACATGCCCTGGCTTTCATACTTTGATAGGTTTGAACTGCATCAGGCCAGGGATGAAAACAAACACTGGCAGGTGCTTTACACACAAGGACATCTAACTGCTGTTAGATTTAACATTTGAAAAAACatttaacataaaaaaaaaaaccacaaaaaaaagtTTCCATCCAGTCCAGTAAGCAAAAACTTGAAAGCATTTCTCCCTCAAGAATGGACTTCATTTCTGCATCACAGGAAGCTGCCAGAATTCCTGGGACTCACAGCAAAATTTCCAGACTGTTTATCTGGAAACAAGTACACCATCCATTGCACCAAGAGATTAGTTGATGATCTCTGTATTTTAGACTTCATTTTGGAGACTGAAAACCTGAAATGTTGACTTTACACTTAGCAACTGCATCCGTTCTTAGCTGGCTACAAGATCCAAACCCAAGCACTATGAAAACCCAACTACTGCTGAAAAACATTGTCAAGAGACTTTACATTACCTCCCTCTACATCCTTTTCACATACAGGTACTTACTTCTCCTCCAAGAACTCTGGCCAGTAAAAAAATTGTCAAGGATCCAAATATCCAAATAGTTATGATCCAAGAAACAACCTTGAGAGATAAAGAACAATTCATTTACATGAGTAATTGTCAttgtgaaaaaggaaaatgcatttccaTAATTGCTTTCACTGCAGTCAAGGATTTTATTGAGCAAAACTGAATTCTGAATTGTGGCAAGAATAGTGTTTAGTCTCACAGTGTAATTAGCAAATGAAGTTCAGAAGTTACACTTATAGAATCACATTAATGGTAAATTTGGTGTACATGAAATGCACATGCAATGTATTCCATAACTACTGTAACAGGAATAGGAAGTTAAGTTAAAATTACCCTAAATGTCTTCATATCCCACCTATTACAAAATATGGGCTCAGGCAGTTTTTAAAAGTAAGCCCAACCAATATGAGGAGTTGGAATTCTCCTTCTTTCACTTATGAAGATGCCACTTTATCCTTTACTCAAACTGAGAACACTCAGAAGACATAGGACTTTAATTCTCAGTGGAacttgatgatgatgatgatgataactTAATAAAGAGCCTCAGATTCATAGGACCAAGTctgtcattattttttcttgcttctttcATAGTTTTGCTCCTAAACTACAGAAGAAATCCTAAAATTATTCTCTGGCTTAAAAAATCCTTCAAATTAACGTAGCTGGTTTTGGTGTTGAGCCACTGGGAGGATCTGAAGTAAAGCTCTACTTTCTGAAACACCTTTTCAGAAGGAAACAACAGTCTAAGTCCAGTCTCTATATTTCCAAATATACAATGACTTAACTTCAAAAATTAAGTCAGTACTCAGTTCAATACTTTGCTTAATTAGAAGTTCCATATTTCCAGAAGAATGAAATAGGAAAAACCAGGTAAAAATCACAGCAGCACTAAAAACAATATAAGTGGCTTTATGCTATTTGTGGAAATAGCACCTAACCTCTTTTTACTTCCTGTTTTCCTCCACTAACTAAAAGAAGAGGACCAGATTAAAGTCTTAGAGCAGAAGTGCTCATCTCTCTCCAGTTTAGAGCCCACCTTTGGGTTTGTCTAGTCCAGCTGCTGTCAGTCATCCTGTTGCTGGCTGCTAGCTTTCCCTTCTCATACATATACAGCACTCCTGCATCCATATGGTAAACTCACTGCTCCTAAGAAACATTAGACCCAGTGCTCCTGTACAGGAGGTACACAAACTGCAAGAGGTGATTCATCTGTCGCAGGGTCAAGGAATGGTTCTTGTTTAGCCAAGGAGACAGGTGAGTGGCCCACCCAGAAGATTTGAACAATAAAGTGGTTTAGTCTACTCACTTCAAGCCTCATAGAGACAAGATACTGAGAGTGAATTCTTAGTCAGCATTTGGTACGCCATATGGAAGCCAGAGGTCCcaaagggaaagggaatgaTTTTATCCCACCATGCACAAGAATCCTTGCATAAGCACATTCTGCTGGTTTACATACAGCTTATTGCCATACTTGGTGACATTTAAAACAACTGTAACCAAACATTTAGTCATAAAGATTTCCAATGCAGGAGCACCTAGGCTTACATACAAATTGTTACTATAAATGATAAGACTTCTTTATTTTAATCagaacataaagaaaaaagctAACAGTGTTTATGGAAGTCAATTAAATATGCACAATGCTGCTGAGTAGCTATTCACCCTGGAGTTCAAAAGGAATTATGGAAAAAGTCTATTGACCAGAGGAAAGTTATTTGATTGCAACTGAGCAGGGAGGACAAAATAGCAAACGTCACTAATGAAGATTAAATATGCAAGATAACAACAGTCATATAGTATGAATTAAATAAGCAGCTTTATTTGTCAGGAAATTAGAATTCATGCCATCCAAACAAATGCTTTTTGCTAACATTTTTTAGTAATAAAAAGCAAGTTAACAGAAGGTCataattaaaatggaaagatTCACTAATATGACTATAAACCCATTAGTATCAATGTGGTTCCTCTAGAAACCAcatctttcctttgttttactGTATAAAAACAAATCTGACATTTCATTATGATTAACTTGCCCGTGGGCTATTTAATACATTCCTAACTGCTGTCTTTCTACATATTAACTTGAGAAACAGCACTTGAAATGCCCCACATTAGTATGTGAAAAAAAGACTTTCTACCTACGTAAGAATGCAAATTGCTTAGCAATCACATCCCCAAATTTAGTTCAGATTTCTTTTTAGGCTGAAGATTTATACCTACCTTAAATTGTCCATATAACGAAATCATTGAGAAGAAGAGGACAACTGCCAGAGGACCCCAAAAGTCTGGATTGTCTCTCACTACCTGCCTATTGAACCCAAGAGATGGCATAGGCATCAACACACATCGAATTTTGTAGTAAATATCCTTCAGATCAATGTCGAGTTCTTCCCTGAAATTGTAAAGCAAGTAAACATTACTATACACCAcagtaatgaaataaaaaataagtacAGGGGCAAACAGTAGGTTTATAGAGCAAGTCTCCTGTCAGCCATATGGCCCTCTGAAGCCACAACAAGTAAAGGAAAAGTTTATCCACAGTAAAGCAACACCATAGCTTCATGCTGCATTCAGTAACTGGTGGGACAATGTTAGATTTATTTAATTACTCAAAACCAAATTATATGACTGTCAACAGAAAACATACACAGCATACCCAGACCAGGCAGGAGGGGGCTCTGAGTAACTTGGACtggtgaaaggtgtccctgctcaagACAGTGGGGGTGGAATTGGATGATCCCTAAGCtcacttccaacccaaccattctatgattctgtgataccCTGAGAGTCTGCATTAAGACAGGAGGGCTTTTTTTCAGACACACTAGGACGTATGACATATTTGTGTCATTCTAACTACAGGTCAAAGACATGCATACATAAAGAATGTCTGTGTATTCCTATGCCAAGCAGTTTGCCATAAGGACACGtactatgaaaatattttatttcaaattgtGCAAGAAAGAATACCATTACATTTACTAATCTTAAACCATTccaaattccaatttttaaaaagaaaatggagtTTAGCTTCCTTCAAGAACAGTAGTTTTCAACAGACTAGTTTATGCATATAGTTAATTTCTGGCTTGTGTCCCCTAAGggtaaaataaatacaagtcACTTGAACTAGCAGCAACATGTATCAACAGATCTTGCCCTTCTCTCATTGCCTTCTCTACTTCCTGCTACAAGCTCTCTGAAAGCAGATACAAATTGGCCAGAAGATTCTTCTGCCCAGGACTCTGAGCTGGTACATGCTGCCCTGACTGTAGTAGCCTCATAGAGAAGGAATAAGACTTCCCAAGTAATGGGCAATTCCACTTCTTTATGTGCAGAACCTCAGTCATGACTGAGGA is a window encoding:
- the YIPF4 gene encoding protein YIPF4, yielding MQPPGAQQPPLYAPSSGDFTFVSSADAEDLSGSIATPDVKLNLGGEFIKESTATTFLRQRGYGWLLEVEDDDPEDNKPLLEELDIDLKDIYYKIRCVLMPMPSLGFNRQVVRDNPDFWGPLAVVLFFSMISLYGQFKVVSWIITIWIFGSLTIFLLARVLGGEVAYGQVLGVIGYSLLPLIVIAPVLLVVGSFEVVSTLIKLFGVFWAAYSAASLLVGEEFKTKKPLLIYPIFLLYIYFLSLYTGV